The following coding sequences are from one Oryzisolibacter sp. LB2S window:
- a CDS encoding molybdopterin-binding protein: MTPCFGLIIVGDEILSGKRADKHLAKVIELLAARGLSLSYADYVGDDRPRITAALERAFASSDVVFSCGGIGATPDDHTRQCAAAALGRPLLLHPEAAALIRARMQDVAREQGEVFDPDRADNLHRLNMGVFPEGARIIPNPYNKIPGFSCDGPGGGMVHFVPGFPVMAWPMVEWVLEHYCAAWFNRQPQTEHSIVLYGAMEAALTPLMERIEAAYPGIKVFSLPSVDHPVHGRHVELGVKGAADLVPAAWQELYQALHQTGASMGPEMVRNL, from the coding sequence ATGACACCTTGCTTCGGTCTCATCATCGTCGGTGACGAAATCCTCTCCGGCAAACGCGCGGACAAACATCTCGCCAAGGTCATAGAACTGCTTGCGGCCCGCGGCCTGTCGCTCTCCTATGCGGACTATGTGGGGGACGATCGTCCGCGTATCACGGCGGCGCTCGAGCGTGCCTTTGCCTCCAGCGATGTCGTGTTCAGCTGTGGTGGCATAGGCGCGACGCCCGACGACCACACGCGTCAATGCGCCGCGGCGGCGCTCGGCCGGCCGCTGCTGCTGCACCCCGAAGCGGCAGCCCTGATCCGCGCGCGCATGCAGGACGTGGCGCGCGAGCAGGGCGAGGTGTTCGATCCGGACCGTGCGGACAACCTGCATCGCCTGAACATGGGCGTGTTTCCTGAAGGCGCGCGCATCATCCCCAACCCCTACAACAAGATTCCGGGCTTCAGTTGTGACGGGCCGGGTGGTGGCATGGTGCATTTCGTGCCGGGCTTCCCGGTCATGGCCTGGCCCATGGTGGAGTGGGTGCTCGAGCATTACTGCGCCGCCTGGTTCAACCGCCAGCCGCAGACCGAGCATTCCATCGTGCTCTATGGCGCCATGGAGGCCGCGCTCACGCCGTTGATGGAGCGCATCGAGGCCGCGTATCCCGGCATCAAGGTATTCAGTCTGCCCAGCGTCGACCATCCCGTCCATGGCCGCCATGTGGAACTGGGGGTCAAGGGAGCGGCCGACCTGGTTCCCGCTGCATGGCAGGAGCTCTATCAGGCTTTGCACCAAACCGGTGCATCCATGGGCCCCGAGATGGTGCGAAATTTGTGA
- the ntrC gene encoding nitrogen regulation protein NR(I), with product MKPIWIVDDDPSIRFVLERALARENLPTRSFTQAREVLDALADLGGADAAHQGPQVLVSDIRMPGTSGLQLLEQVRAQQPALPVIVMTAFSDLDSAVSAFQGGAFEYLPKPFDVPKAVELIRRAVEESQREEVAEQQQADAPEMLGQASAMQDVFRAIGRLSQSVVTVLVTGESGTGKELVARALHKHSPVADGPFVAINTAAIPKDLLESELFGHERGAFTGAQAQRRGRFEQAEGGTLFLDEIGDMPLDLQTRLLRVLSDGQFYRVGGHAAVKSHVRVIAATHQNLEQRVREGVFREDLFHRLNVIRLRLPALRERSEDVPMLTRHFLQRSALQLGVEPKRISDAALQVLQRFDFPGNVRQLENICHWLAVMAPAQVISARDLPPEVLQGGAEAAASPVATDAGWELALETEAQQLLQAGEPHLWDQLTRRFETRLIRAGLHATQGRRVDAAQRLGIGRNTITRKIQELGLDDEQP from the coding sequence ATGAAGCCGATCTGGATAGTGGATGACGACCCGTCGATTCGCTTCGTCCTCGAGCGCGCGTTGGCGCGCGAGAACCTGCCCACGCGCAGCTTCACGCAGGCACGGGAGGTGCTGGATGCACTGGCCGACCTCGGCGGCGCCGACGCTGCGCATCAGGGCCCCCAGGTGCTGGTGAGCGACATACGCATGCCCGGCACCTCGGGCCTGCAGCTGCTGGAGCAGGTGCGCGCGCAGCAGCCGGCCCTGCCGGTCATCGTGATGACGGCCTTCTCCGACCTGGACAGCGCCGTCTCTGCCTTCCAGGGCGGCGCCTTTGAATACCTGCCAAAGCCCTTTGACGTGCCCAAGGCCGTGGAGCTGATCCGGCGGGCCGTCGAAGAGAGCCAGCGCGAAGAGGTGGCCGAGCAGCAGCAGGCCGATGCGCCCGAGATGCTGGGCCAGGCGAGCGCCATGCAGGACGTGTTCCGCGCCATCGGGCGTCTGTCGCAAAGCGTGGTCACGGTGCTGGTCACGGGCGAGTCCGGGACCGGAAAGGAGCTCGTCGCGCGCGCATTGCACAAGCATTCGCCGGTGGCGGACGGGCCCTTCGTGGCCATCAACACCGCCGCCATCCCCAAGGACCTGCTCGAGAGCGAGCTGTTCGGCCACGAGCGTGGAGCCTTCACGGGCGCACAGGCGCAGCGGCGCGGGCGCTTCGAGCAGGCCGAGGGCGGCACGCTGTTCCTCGACGAAATCGGCGACATGCCGCTCGACCTGCAGACGCGTCTGTTGCGTGTGCTCTCGGACGGCCAGTTCTACCGCGTGGGTGGCCACGCCGCCGTCAAGTCCCATGTGCGCGTGATCGCCGCCACGCACCAGAACTTGGAGCAGCGCGTGCGGGAGGGTGTGTTTCGCGAAGACCTGTTTCACCGCCTCAACGTCATTCGCCTGCGCCTGCCGGCATTGCGCGAACGCAGTGAGGACGTGCCCATGCTCACGCGCCATTTCCTGCAGCGCAGCGCGCTCCAGTTGGGCGTGGAGCCCAAGCGCATCTCCGATGCCGCACTGCAAGTGTTGCAGCGCTTTGACTTCCCCGGCAATGTGCGCCAGCTGGAGAATATCTGCCACTGGCTCGCCGTCATGGCGCCCGCGCAGGTCATCTCGGCGCGCGACCTGCCGCCCGAGGTGCTGCAGGGAGGCGCAGAAGCTGCGGCGTCCCCGGTCGCCACGGACGCCGGATGGGAGCTGGCGCTCGAGACCGAGGCGCAGCAGCTGCTGCAGGCCGGCGAGCCGCACCTGTGGGACCAGCTCACGCGGCGCTTCGAGACGCGCCTGATCCGGGCCGGCCTGCACGCCACGCAGGGCCGGCGTGTCGATGCGGCCCAGCGCCTGGGCATTGGCCGCAACACCATCACGCGCAAGATCCAGGAGCTGGGGCTGGATGACGAACAGCCCTGA
- a CDS encoding phosphoribosyltransferase family protein — protein MLTEDGKHLYVSYDEYHGLIEKLALKIHQSGWEFDTILCLARGGLRPGDILSRIFDKPLAIMSTSSYRAEGGAVQGHLDLARFITTPKGEIAGRVLLVDDLADSGHTLNAVVRMLRTNYQPISELRSAVIWTKGLSTFTPDYSVEFLATNPWIHQPFEGYDTLTPQKLAEKWSW, from the coding sequence ATGCTGACAGAAGATGGAAAGCACCTCTACGTGAGCTATGACGAGTACCACGGATTGATCGAGAAGCTGGCCTTGAAGATTCATCAATCGGGCTGGGAGTTCGACACCATCCTTTGTCTCGCCCGTGGAGGACTGCGGCCCGGCGACATACTCAGTCGCATCTTTGACAAGCCTCTGGCCATCATGTCGACCAGTTCCTACAGGGCCGAGGGGGGGGCTGTGCAGGGGCACCTGGACCTTGCGCGCTTCATCACGACGCCCAAGGGTGAGATTGCGGGAAGGGTGCTGCTGGTTGATGATCTTGCAGATTCTGGTCATACGCTGAACGCAGTGGTTCGTATGCTCAGAACCAACTACCAACCCATTTCAGAACTGCGAAGTGCTGTGATCTGGACCAAGGGCTTGTCGACTTTCACCCCTGACTACTCGGTGGAGTTCCTGGCGACCAACCCCTGGATCCATCAGCCGTTCGAAGGGTATGACACCTTGACGCCACAAAAATTGGCTGAAAAATGGAGTTGGTAA
- a CDS encoding EI24 domain-containing protein produces the protein MGPLFDSFWRAAGYCLMPRVVALSLLPLLLITLAAWGAAHFYWQPAVAWMQAMLEGSHWLALVWDWLQRFGVDNLPVLLAPLLVLILATPVIVIVCVLVVAVLMAPAIVSLVAERRFAQLERKRGGSFVSSVLWSLGATIAALLALVVSMPLWLIPPLVLVLPPLVWGWLTYRVMAFDALAEHASRPERQEIFRQHRLNLLVIGVLCGFLGAAPGIVWASGVVFAAAFVVLVPVAIWIYTLVFAFSSLWFTHYCLAALQRLRERGANVLEPAEPIPGDPQPSPPALAAPDTTDLPRP, from the coding sequence ATGGGGCCCTTGTTTGACTCATTCTGGCGCGCAGCAGGCTACTGCCTGATGCCGCGCGTCGTGGCGCTGTCGCTGCTGCCGCTGCTGTTGATCACGCTGGCGGCCTGGGGGGCGGCCCATTTTTATTGGCAGCCGGCCGTGGCTTGGATGCAGGCGATGCTCGAGGGCTCGCACTGGCTGGCCCTGGTGTGGGACTGGCTGCAGCGTTTCGGTGTGGACAACCTTCCGGTGCTGCTCGCGCCGCTGCTCGTGCTGATACTGGCGACGCCGGTGATCGTCATCGTCTGTGTGCTGGTGGTGGCCGTGCTCATGGCACCGGCCATCGTGTCTCTGGTGGCCGAGCGGCGCTTCGCACAGCTGGAGCGCAAACGCGGAGGGAGCTTCGTGAGCAGTGTGCTGTGGTCGCTGGGCGCAACCATTGCCGCGCTCCTGGCGCTCGTGGTCTCCATGCCGCTGTGGCTCATCCCGCCCCTCGTGCTGGTGCTGCCGCCGCTGGTCTGGGGCTGGCTGACCTACCGTGTGATGGCCTTCGACGCCCTGGCCGAGCATGCGAGCCGACCGGAGCGGCAGGAAATCTTCAGGCAGCACAGGCTGAACCTGCTGGTCATCGGCGTACTGTGCGGCTTTCTGGGAGCGGCGCCGGGTATTGTCTGGGCCTCGGGCGTGGTGTTCGCGGCGGCGTTCGTCGTGCTTGTGCCCGTGGCCATCTGGATTTACACGCTGGTGTTTGCCTTTTCATCCCTGTGGTTCACCCACTATTGCCTGGCTGCGTTGCAGCGCCTGCGGGAGCGGGGCGCAAACGTCCTGGAGCCCGCCGAACCGATCCCAGGTGACCCGCAGCCTTCCCCGCCGGCACTTGCCGCACCAGACACTACCGATCTGCCTCGCCCATGA
- the glnA gene encoding type I glutamate--ammonia ligase, translated as MAKTVADVMKMVEENEVKFVDLRFTDTRGKEQHVTVPVSHFDEDKFTSGHAFDGSSVAGWKGIEASDMQLMPDPNTANIDPFFEETTLFLQCDVVEPGDGKAYDRDPRSIAKRAEAYLKASGLGDTAYFGPEPEFFIFDGVRWSNEPGKVFFEIEEYEAPWNSGTKFDSGNRGHRPTTKGGYFPVPPVDSTQDMRAEMVLILESLGIPVEVFHHEVAGAGQNEIGTKFSTLVERADWTQVLKYVVWNVANAYGKTATFMPKPYAGDNGSGMHVHQSIWKDGKNLFAGDGYAGLSDFALYYIGGIIKHARALNAITNPGTNSYKRLVPGFEAPVKLAYSSRNRSASIRIPYVANPKGRRIEARFPDPSANPYLCFSALMMAGLDGVENKIHPGEAATKDLYHLPPEEDKLVPTVCHSLDQALEALDKDRGFLTKGGVFSDSMLDAYIDLKMNEVQRFRMAPHPVEYDMYYSL; from the coding sequence ATGGCCAAGACCGTTGCAGACGTGATGAAGATGGTGGAGGAAAACGAAGTCAAGTTCGTGGACCTGCGCTTTACGGACACCCGCGGCAAGGAGCAGCACGTGACCGTGCCTGTTTCGCATTTCGACGAGGACAAGTTCACCTCGGGCCACGCCTTCGATGGCTCCTCGGTTGCCGGCTGGAAGGGCATCGAGGCCTCGGACATGCAACTCATGCCCGACCCGAATACGGCCAACATCGACCCGTTCTTTGAGGAAACCACGCTGTTCCTGCAGTGCGACGTGGTCGAGCCCGGCGACGGCAAGGCCTATGACCGTGACCCGCGCTCCATCGCCAAGCGTGCCGAGGCCTATCTGAAGGCCTCCGGCCTGGGCGACACGGCCTACTTCGGCCCCGAGCCCGAGTTCTTCATCTTCGACGGCGTGCGCTGGAGCAACGAGCCCGGCAAGGTGTTCTTCGAGATCGAGGAGTACGAGGCGCCCTGGAACAGCGGCACCAAGTTCGACAGCGGCAACCGCGGCCACCGTCCCACGACCAAGGGCGGCTACTTCCCCGTGCCGCCCGTGGACAGCACCCAGGACATGCGCGCCGAGATGGTGCTGATCCTCGAATCCCTGGGCATCCCCGTCGAGGTGTTCCACCACGAGGTGGCAGGCGCTGGCCAGAACGAGATCGGTACCAAGTTCTCCACCCTCGTCGAGCGCGCCGACTGGACCCAGGTGCTCAAGTACGTGGTCTGGAACGTGGCCAACGCCTATGGCAAGACGGCGACCTTCATGCCCAAGCCCTATGCGGGCGACAACGGCTCGGGCATGCATGTGCACCAGTCGATCTGGAAGGACGGCAAGAACCTGTTCGCGGGTGACGGCTACGCCGGCCTGTCCGACTTCGCGCTGTACTACATCGGCGGCATCATCAAGCACGCCCGCGCGCTCAACGCCATCACCAACCCCGGCACCAACAGCTACAAGCGCCTGGTACCCGGCTTCGAGGCGCCCGTGAAGCTCGCCTACAGCTCGCGCAACCGCTCGGCCTCGATCCGCATCCCCTATGTGGCCAACCCCAAGGGCCGCCGCATCGAGGCGCGCTTCCCCGATCCCTCGGCGAATCCCTACCTGTGCTTCTCGGCACTGATGATGGCCGGTCTCGATGGCGTGGAAAACAAGATCCACCCGGGCGAGGCCGCCACCAAGGACCTGTACCACCTGCCGCCCGAGGAGGACAAGCTGGTGCCCACCGTCTGCCACAGCCTCGACCAGGCCCTGGAGGCGCTGGACAAGGACCGCGGCTTCCTGACCAAGGGCGGCGTGTTCTCCGACAGCATGCTCGACGCCTACATCGACCTCAAGATGAACGAGGTGCAGCGCTTCCGCATGGCACCGCATCCGGTCGAGTACGACATGTACTACTCGCTCTGA
- a CDS encoding sterol desaturase family protein: MANFLSWPSQLFDAAQQWLFEAVVQPGLFSLGLANVLEDGYDATGWLLVGLLQLLVMVVVIKPLERWRPVEPVRDRAAVRVDVIYTLVHRLGLFRLVLFFTATPLCDALFGSLRAHGWHGVQLDALLPGVTDRPLASLLLYLLAFDFIDYWIHRGQHRFGWWWRLHSLHHSQRQMTMWSDSRNHLLDDLLRDIIIVVVAQCIGVAPGQFVAIVALTQLSENLHHANLRLWFGRIGERLWVSPRFHRLHHAIGIGYESQPARRPGAAVLGGHNFGVLLPWWDMLFGTANFELRYEPTGVRDQVEPGPDGLVRDYGRGFWAQQWRGLQRLVGRG, encoded by the coding sequence ATGGCGAACTTCCTTTCCTGGCCCAGCCAGCTGTTCGATGCCGCTCAGCAATGGCTGTTCGAGGCCGTGGTGCAGCCCGGGTTGTTCTCGCTCGGCCTGGCGAACGTGCTCGAGGATGGCTACGACGCGACGGGCTGGTTGCTCGTCGGGCTATTGCAGTTGCTGGTCATGGTGGTGGTCATTAAACCGCTGGAGCGCTGGCGTCCGGTGGAGCCGGTGCGTGACCGGGCCGCCGTGCGTGTCGATGTGATCTATACCCTCGTCCATCGCCTGGGGCTGTTTCGCCTGGTGCTGTTCTTCACGGCCACGCCGCTGTGTGACGCGCTGTTCGGGTCGCTGCGCGCGCATGGCTGGCACGGCGTGCAACTCGACGCGCTGCTGCCCGGGGTGACCGACCGGCCGCTGGCAAGTCTGCTGCTGTATCTGCTCGCGTTCGACTTCATCGACTACTGGATCCATCGCGGCCAGCACCGGTTCGGCTGGTGGTGGCGCCTGCATTCCCTGCATCACTCGCAGCGGCAGATGACCATGTGGAGCGACAGCCGCAATCATCTGCTCGACGACCTGTTGCGCGACATCATCATCGTCGTCGTGGCGCAGTGCATAGGCGTGGCACCGGGCCAGTTCGTGGCCATCGTGGCGCTCACCCAGCTCAGCGAGAACCTGCACCACGCCAACCTGCGCCTGTGGTTTGGGCGCATCGGCGAACGGCTGTGGGTCAGCCCGCGCTTTCATCGTTTGCACCATGCCATTGGCATAGGGTATGAGTCGCAGCCTGCGCGGCGCCCCGGGGCCGCGGTGCTTGGCGGGCACAACTTTGGCGTGTTGTTGCCCTGGTGGGACATGCTGTTTGGCACGGCCAACTTCGAGCTGCGCTACGAGCCGACGGGCGTGCGTGACCAGGTCGAGCCCGGCCCGGACGGGCTCGTGCGCGACTACGGCCGTGGCTTCTGGGCCCAGCAATGGCGCGGATTGCAGCGCCTGGTGGGGCGCGGCTGA
- a CDS encoding 16S rRNA pseudouridine(516) synthase: protein MNLQDILYSQGFGTRRICAGLIQQGWVAVRQAGSQAPVVCQDPLQDFAEDGLMVRVQGQDWPYQSKAYLMLHKPAGIECSQKPSTYPSVYTLLPAPLRQRPVKGAVNGVQAVGRLDQDTTGLLLLSDDGQFIHRMSSPKKHVPKLYQVTTKHPVDRRQIEQLLAGVLLDDSPAPVRAAACVQPDTCRIDLTLTEGKYHQVKRMIAAVGNRVQALHRARIGGLDLPADLAPGEWRWLGPEELALLK, encoded by the coding sequence ATGAATCTCCAAGATATTCTGTACTCTCAAGGCTTTGGAACTCGCCGCATTTGTGCAGGCCTGATTCAGCAGGGCTGGGTGGCAGTGCGTCAGGCGGGATCCCAGGCTCCGGTGGTTTGCCAGGATCCATTGCAGGACTTTGCTGAGGACGGCTTGATGGTGCGTGTACAGGGGCAGGATTGGCCGTATCAGTCCAAGGCCTACCTAATGCTCCACAAGCCCGCGGGGATCGAATGTTCCCAAAAGCCGTCAACTTACCCCAGCGTATACACCCTGTTGCCAGCGCCGCTGCGGCAGCGGCCGGTCAAGGGTGCTGTGAACGGCGTACAGGCCGTGGGGCGGCTGGATCAGGACACTACCGGCTTGCTGCTGCTGAGTGATGACGGCCAATTCATTCATCGCATGAGTTCGCCGAAGAAACATGTTCCAAAGCTTTATCAGGTGACGACCAAGCATCCCGTCGATCGCAGGCAGATCGAGCAGCTGTTGGCCGGCGTGCTGCTCGACGATAGCCCCGCTCCCGTGCGCGCTGCGGCATGCGTGCAGCCGGACACCTGCCGAATCGACCTGACCCTGACGGAGGGCAAGTATCACCAGGTCAAACGGATGATCGCGGCGGTTGGCAATCGGGTGCAGGCGCTGCACAGGGCTCGCATCGGTGGCCTGGATCTGCCGGCCGATCTGGCGCCGGGTGAATGGCGTTGGCTGGGCCCAGAGGAACTGGCGTTGCTGAAATAG
- the glnL gene encoding nitrogen regulation protein NR(II) produces the protein MFVNAALEGALGLSRRMLEGVDFCSLLTEPATLQTALMGTQGRDFAALRFEAALRRPLHDPLPVHANVALTESGAEVIVELWQLEAQARQDREERLREQAQAHKELIRNLAHEIKNPLGGIRGAAQLLQMELPSPELAEYTEVIIHEADRLQALVDRLLAPHRQPHQVGDVNIHEVCERVRSLVLAEYPHGLAVLRDYDTSIPEFRGDRAQLLQALLNIVQNAAQALAERIAAGDAQITLRTRVARQVTFGRQRYRLALELHVIDNGPGVPEAIRERIFYPLVTGRDGGSGLGLTLAQTFVQQHQGLIDCESEPGRTDFRVLIPLP, from the coding sequence ATGTTTGTCAATGCCGCCCTCGAGGGCGCCCTGGGCCTGTCGCGTCGCATGCTCGAGGGCGTCGACTTCTGTTCCCTGCTCACCGAACCGGCCACCCTGCAGACCGCGTTGATGGGGACGCAGGGGCGCGACTTCGCGGCCTTGCGCTTCGAGGCGGCGCTGCGCCGCCCGCTCCATGACCCCTTGCCCGTGCATGCCAACGTGGCGCTGACCGAGTCCGGCGCCGAGGTCATCGTGGAGCTGTGGCAGCTCGAGGCACAGGCGCGCCAGGACCGCGAAGAGCGCCTGCGGGAGCAGGCCCAGGCGCACAAGGAGCTGATCCGCAACCTGGCCCACGAGATCAAGAACCCTCTGGGCGGCATACGCGGCGCCGCACAGCTGCTGCAGATGGAACTGCCCAGCCCGGAGCTGGCGGAATACACCGAGGTCATCATCCACGAGGCCGACCGCCTGCAGGCGCTGGTCGACCGGCTGCTGGCTCCGCACCGCCAGCCGCATCAGGTGGGCGATGTGAACATCCACGAGGTGTGCGAGCGCGTGCGTTCGCTGGTGCTGGCCGAATACCCGCATGGCCTGGCCGTGCTGCGCGACTACGACACCTCCATCCCCGAGTTCCGCGGCGACCGTGCCCAGCTCCTGCAGGCGCTGCTCAACATCGTGCAGAACGCAGCGCAGGCGCTCGCCGAGCGCATCGCCGCCGGTGATGCCCAGATCACCCTGCGCACGCGCGTGGCCCGGCAGGTCACGTTCGGGCGCCAGCGCTACCGCCTGGCATTGGAATTGCATGTCATCGACAACGGGCCGGGTGTGCCCGAGGCCATCAGGGAGCGGATCTTTTATCCGCTGGTGACGGGCCGGGATGGGGGATCGGGTCTGGGCCTGACGCTGGCGCAGACTTTCGTGCAGCAGCACCAGGGCCTGATCGACTGCGAGAGCGAGCCGGGTCGCACGGATTTTCGCGTACTCATCCCGTTGCCCTGA
- a CDS encoding polysaccharide deacetylase family protein, which yields MPSASRVAGALRLRSIVVAIKIAAVCALPSGAGAQNDCKGLVYLTFDTGHMGVAPLVAEVLRRQQVRVTFFAADERTQDGGSSLDAQWAPWWRARAAEGHEFASHTLHHVYWRADDGAGFLVRPSAGPQADKTFFMSADQYCAQIDGAASRLRAVTGKEPLPLFRAPGGKTSPRLLQVARDCGYAHVGWTPAGFLGDELPSARYSNRMLLAQALRNIGDGDILLAHLGIWSRRDPWAPAVLEPLIKGLKAHGLCFRTLREHPDYGPRVR from the coding sequence ATGCCAAGCGCTAGCCGGGTTGCCGGGGCACTGCGGCTCCGCTCGATTGTTGTTGCTATAAAAATAGCAGCTGTTTGCGCTCTACCGTCGGGCGCTGGAGCCCAAAATGACTGCAAGGGATTGGTCTACCTGACCTTTGACACGGGCCATATGGGCGTTGCCCCATTGGTGGCCGAAGTGTTGCGGCGTCAGCAAGTCCGTGTGACCTTCTTCGCGGCCGATGAGCGTACCCAGGATGGCGGCAGCAGCCTGGATGCGCAATGGGCGCCCTGGTGGCGGGCCAGGGCGGCCGAGGGTCATGAGTTTGCCTCGCACACCTTGCACCATGTGTACTGGCGCGCCGACGACGGGGCGGGCTTTCTTGTCAGACCGTCGGCCGGCCCCCAGGCGGACAAGACGTTCTTCATGAGTGCGGACCAGTACTGCGCGCAGATCGATGGCGCAGCCAGCCGGCTGCGCGCCGTGACAGGCAAGGAGCCGTTGCCGCTGTTCCGTGCGCCGGGTGGAAAGACATCACCGCGCCTGCTGCAAGTGGCGCGCGACTGCGGCTACGCGCATGTCGGCTGGACGCCGGCCGGCTTCCTCGGTGATGAGCTGCCGAGCGCACGCTACAGCAACCGCATGCTCCTGGCGCAGGCACTGCGCAACATCGGCGATGGCGATATCTTGCTGGCCCATCTGGGCATCTGGTCGCGCCGCGATCCATGGGCGCCGGCCGTGCTCGAGCCGCTGATCAAGGGACTCAAGGCGCATGGACTTTGCTTTCGCACATTGCGCGAGCATCCCGACTACGGTCCGCGTGTCAGGTAG
- the lipA gene encoding lipoyl synthase — translation MSETQNHPRPTPGAKFVSPQGTRAIKDGVKVSPITLVPDRQGKPEWLRMRLPSGAKYQEVMDIVRSRQLSTVCAESKCPNISECWGRGTATLMLMGSVCTRACKFCSVSTGNPQGWLDRDEPAKVADAVALMGLKYVVLTSVDRDDLADGGAAHYAACVRAIHERTPDTAVEALTPDFQGRHDCVAQILDAGLATYAQNLETVERLTHPVRDARAGYAQTLAILKFAKGYAPQTITKTSLMLGLGETDDEIERALSDMRAADVDVVTMGQYMRPTKNHLPVQRYVTPDEFKKYRELALGLGFVEAVAGPFVRSSYRAERVLEGNNLGLDTVDPAILEGIRDSAGASLRC, via the coding sequence ATGAGTGAAACCCAGAACCATCCACGCCCCACGCCGGGCGCCAAGTTTGTCAGCCCGCAGGGCACGCGCGCCATCAAGGACGGTGTGAAGGTCAGCCCCATCACCCTGGTGCCCGACCGCCAGGGCAAGCCCGAATGGCTGCGCATGCGCCTGCCCTCGGGCGCCAAGTACCAGGAGGTGATGGACATCGTGCGCAGCCGCCAGCTGTCCACCGTGTGCGCCGAATCCAAATGCCCCAACATCTCCGAATGCTGGGGCCGCGGCACGGCCACGCTGATGCTCATGGGCTCGGTGTGCACGCGCGCGTGCAAGTTCTGCTCGGTCTCCACCGGCAACCCCCAGGGCTGGCTGGACCGCGACGAGCCCGCCAAGGTGGCCGACGCCGTGGCGCTCATGGGCCTGAAGTACGTGGTGTTGACCTCCGTCGACCGCGACGACCTCGCCGATGGTGGCGCGGCGCATTACGCGGCCTGCGTGCGCGCCATCCACGAGCGCACGCCCGACACGGCCGTGGAGGCCCTCACGCCCGACTTCCAGGGGCGCCACGACTGCGTCGCGCAGATCCTCGATGCGGGCCTGGCGACCTACGCGCAGAACCTGGAGACCGTCGAGCGCCTGACCCACCCCGTGCGCGATGCGCGCGCGGGCTATGCGCAGACGCTGGCCATCCTCAAGTTCGCCAAGGGCTACGCGCCCCAGACCATCACCAAGACCAGCCTGATGCTGGGCCTGGGCGAGACCGACGACGAGATCGAGCGCGCCCTGAGCGACATGCGCGCCGCCGATGTGGATGTGGTGACCATGGGCCAGTACATGCGCCCGACCAAGAACCACCTGCCCGTGCAGCGCTATGTGACTCCCGACGAGTTCAAGAAGTACCGCGAGCTCGCGCTCGGCCTGGGCTTTGTCGAGGCCGTGGCCGGCCCCTTCGTGCGCTCGAGCTACCGCGCCGAGCGTGTGCTCGAGGGCAACAACCTGGGGCTCGACACCGTCGATCCCGCCATCCTAGAAGGCATACGCGACTCGGCCGGTGCATCGCTGCGCTGCTGA
- a CDS encoding beta-propeller fold lactonase family protein produces the protein MAAVGLAVGAHAAQPPVFVLNSLQADISVIDPVTWTETARIPTGKEPHHLYLTPDEKSLIVANALGDSLTFVDPRTAQVQRTVRDIVDPYHLRFSPDMQWLVTAANRLNHVDFYRWDGKDLTLVRRVPTGKTPSHLWIDSASRTVYCTMQDSDELVAIDIATQTIKWRLKTGPMPADVYGSPDGRQLFVGLTGSDSVEVIDISGAPPRSVQRIKTGKGAHAFRSAGDGRHLFVSNRVANTIARIDMRELRVVDSYPAPGGPDCMDVSPDGRWLYVSARWSRKLLVIDTVERRVAQAISVGKSPHGVWTLQHAKR, from the coding sequence ATGGCAGCGGTCGGGCTGGCAGTCGGCGCCCATGCCGCGCAACCGCCCGTGTTTGTGCTCAATTCCCTGCAGGCCGACATCAGCGTCATTGACCCCGTGACCTGGACGGAGACGGCGCGCATTCCCACGGGCAAGGAGCCGCACCACCTCTATCTCACGCCCGATGAGAAATCGCTCATCGTCGCCAACGCCCTTGGTGACAGCCTGACATTTGTCGACCCGCGCACGGCCCAGGTGCAGCGCACGGTACGCGATATCGTCGATCCGTACCACCTGCGCTTCTCGCCGGACATGCAATGGCTGGTGACCGCTGCAAACCGCCTCAATCATGTGGATTTCTACCGCTGGGATGGCAAGGACCTGACCCTGGTCCGGCGCGTACCGACGGGCAAGACGCCCAGCCATCTGTGGATCGACAGCGCAAGCCGTACCGTGTACTGCACCATGCAGGACAGTGATGAGCTGGTGGCGATTGATATCGCGACGCAGACCATCAAATGGCGACTCAAGACGGGGCCCATGCCGGCCGATGTCTATGGGAGCCCGGATGGACGCCAACTCTTTGTGGGCTTGACCGGCAGCGACAGTGTGGAGGTGATCGACATCTCGGGCGCACCGCCGCGCAGTGTGCAGCGCATCAAGACGGGCAAGGGCGCTCATGCCTTTCGCTCCGCTGGAGACGGTCGCCACCTGTTCGTGAGCAACCGGGTGGCCAACACCATCGCCAGGATCGACATGCGGGAGCTGCGCGTGGTGGATTCCTATCCGGCTCCCGGCGGGCCGGACTGCATGGACGTGTCGCCCGATGGTCGCTGGCTCTATGTCAGCGCACGCTGGTCGCGCAAGTTGCTGGTGATCGATACCGTGGAGCGCAGGGTGGCGCAGGCCATCAGCGTTGGCAAGTCGCCCCATGGAGTCTGGACGCTCCAACATGCCAAGCGCTAG